A window of the Camelus dromedarius isolate mCamDro1 chromosome 5, mCamDro1.pat, whole genome shotgun sequence genome harbors these coding sequences:
- the MAPKBP1 gene encoding mitogen-activated protein kinase-binding protein 1 isoform X3, producing MMAVEGSTITSRIKNLLRSPSIKLRRSKAGNRREDLSSKVTLEKVLGITVSGGRGLACDPRSGLVAYPAGCVVVLFNPRKHKQHHILNSSRKTITALAFSPDGKYLVTGESGHMPAVRVWDVAEHSQVAELQEHKYGVACVAFSPSAKYIVSVGYQHDMIVNVWAWKKNIVVASNKVSSRVTAVSFSEDCSYFVTAGNRHIKFWYLDDSKTSKVNATVPLLGRSGLLGELRNNLFTDVACGRGKKADSTFCITSSGLLCEFSDRRLLDKWVELRNTDSFTTTVAHCISVSQDYIFCGCADGTVRLFNPCNLHFLSTLPRPHALGTDIASVTEASRLFSGVANARYPDTIALTFDPTNQWLSCVYNDHSIYVWDVRDPKKVGKVYSALYHSSCVWSVEVYPEVKDSNQACLPPSSFITCSSDNTIRLWNTESSGVHGSTLHRNILSNDLIKIIYVDGNTQALLDTELPGGDKADGSLMDPRVGIRSVCISPNGQHLASGDRVGTLRVHELQSLNEMLRVEAHDSEILCLEYSKPDTGLKLLASASRDRLIHVLDAGREYSLQQTLDEHSSSITAVKFAASDGQVRMISCGADKSIYFRTAQKSGDGVQFTRTHHVVRKTTLYDMDVEPSWKYTAIGCQDRNIRIFNISSGKQKKLFKGSQGEDGTLIKVQTDPSGIYIATSCSDKNLSIFDFSSGECVATMFGHSEIVTGMKFSNDCKHLISVSGDSCIFVWRLSSEMTISMRQRLAELRQRQRGGSQQGPSSPQRTTGPNRHEAPSMLSPGPPLSSDSDKEGEDEGTEEEELPALPILGTKKEPALVPSPALPRSLSHWEMSRVQETEEFLDPAPSANQRPRRRGRWAQPGVELSVCSMLDLRQLETLAPSPRGPSQDPLAMTPSGPGKHGQQASETSHASQNEKPPRPQASQPCSCPHLIRLLSQEEEVFAQDLGPAPIEDGIVYPEPSDSPTLDTSEFQVQAPARGTLGRLYTGSRGSEKHSPDSACSVDFSSSRLSSPEHPNEDSESTEPLSVDGISSDLEEPAEGDEEEEEEEGGTGPYGLQEGSPHTPDQEQFLKQHFETLANGAAPGGPVRVPERTESRSISSRFLLQVQTPQLREPSPSSSSLALTSRLVQVPQASGEQLRGSGANPPGAPPEVEPSPGKPGPQQAAPVLLPRRRLNPDSSCAPKRVSTASPSGRLQKAQSVQSLVPQDEAPPPGPLLLQEMEVQRRLCSLPQADSRLSRPHSYQNPTTSSMAKISRSISVGENLGLVAEPQAPAHIRVSPLSKMALPSRAHLVLDIPKPLPDRPTLATFSPGTKGRAPGEAEQPGSPVGLGKAHNTSERPACFGEVATPKPRTECQAQPGPNSPHAQQLPVSSLLRGPENLQPLPLEKTPSPMEYTKPGAALSQDSEPAMSLEQCEQLVAELQGSVRQAVRLYHLVSSCKTPSVEQSRITQLLRNTFSSVRQELDILAGAAVSSPGGSPGAVGAEQTQALLEQYSELLLRAVERRMERRL from the exons GTGACCTTGGAGAAGGTGCTTGGAATAACAGTGTCTGGAGGCAGAGGACTTGCCTGTGACCCCCGATCGGGTTTAGTTGCCTACCCAGCTGG GTGTGTGGTCGTGCTGTTCAATCCCAGGAAGCACAAACAGCACCACATCCTCAACAGTTCCAG GAAAACCATCACTGCCCTTGCCTTCTCCCCTGACGGCAAGTACTTGGTCACTGGAGAG AGTGGGCACATGCCAGCCGTGCGGGTTTGGGATGTAGCTGAGCACAGCCAGGTGGCAGAGCTGCAGGAGCACAAGTATGGTGTGGCTTGTGTGGCCTTCTCCCCTAGCGCCAAGTACATCGTCTCTGTGGGCTACCAACACGACATGATCGTCAATGTCTGGGCCTGGAAG AAAAACATTGTGGTGGCCTCCAATAAAGTGTCCAGTCGGGTCACAGCAGTGTCCTTCTCTGAAGATTGCAGCTACTTTGTCACTGCAGGCAACCGGCACATCAAATTCTGGTACCTTGATGACAGCAAGACCTCAAAG GTGAATGCCACTGTGCCCCTGCTGGGCCGCTCAGGGCTGCTGGGGGAGCTGCGGAACAACCTGTTCACCGATGTGGCCTGTGGCCGAGGGAAGAAAGCGGACAGCACCTTCTGCATCACGTCCTCAGGGCTGCTGTGCGAGTTCAGTGATCGGAGGCTTTTGGATAAGTGGGTGGAGCTGAGA AACACAGACAGCTTCACA ACCACCGTGGCCCACTGCATCTCCGTGAGCCAAGACTACATCTTCTGTGGCTGCGCTGATGGCACCGTGCGCCTCTTCAACCCCTGTAACCTGCACTTCCTCAGTACCCTGCCCCGGCCCCACGCCCTGGGGACAGACATTGCCAGTGTCACAGAGGCCAG TCGCCTCTTCTCTGGAGTGGCCAATGCCAGGTATCCAGACACCATTGCCTTGACCTTTGATCCTACTAATCAGTGGCTGTCTTGTGTGTACAACGACCACAGCATTTATGTTTGGGATGTGAGGGACCCCAAGAAAGTGGGCAAGGTGTACTCGGCTCTGTATCATTCCTCCTGCGTTTGGAGTGTGGAG GTCTACCCCGAAGTGAAGGACAGTAACCAGGCCTGCCTGCCCCCCAGTTCCTTTATCACCTGTTCCTCTGACAACACTATCCGCCTGTGGAACACAGAGAGCTCTGGGGTGCATGGCTCCACCCTGCACCGAAACATCCTCAGCAAC GACCTCATTAAGATCATCTATGTGGATGGGAACACTCAGGCCCTGCTGGACACTGAGCTGCCTGGGGGAGACAAAGCTGATGGGTCCCTGATGGATCCCCGCGTGGGCATTCGTTCTGTGTGTATCAGCCCCAACGGACAGCATCTAGCTTCAGGGGACCGTGTGGGCACACTCAG GGTGCACGAACTGCAGTCCCTAAATGAGATGCTGAGGGTGGAGGCCCATGACTCGGAAATTCTATGCCTGGAGTACTCTAAGCCGGACACAG GTCTGAAGCTGCTAGCGTCAGCCAGCCGGGACCGGCTGATCCATGTGTTAGATGCTGGACGGGAGTACAGCCTGCAGCAGACGCTGGACGAGCACTCATCCTCCATCACTGCTGTCAAGTTTGCAG ccagCGATGGGCAAGTCCGCATGATCAGCTGTGGAGCAGACAAGAGCATCTACTTCCGCACTGCACAGAAG TCTGGAGATGGAGTACAGTTTACACGGACACACCACGTGGTACGGAAGACGACCCTCTATGACATGGACGTGGAGCCCAGCTGGAAGTACACAGCCATCGGCTGCCAGGATCGAAATATTCG GATCTTCAACATCAGCAGCGGGAAGCAGAAAAAGCTGTTTAAAGGGTCGCAGGGTGAGGATGGCACCCTGATTAAG GTGCAGACAGACCCCTCAGGGATCTACATTGCTACCAGCTGTTCCGACAAGAACCTCTCCATTTTTGACTTCTCCTCAGGCGAGTGTGTGGCTACCATGTTTGGCCACTCAG AGATTGTCACTGGCATGAAATTTAGTAATGACTGCAAACATCTCATCTCTGTGTCAGGGGACAG CTGCATATTTGTGTGGCGCCTGAGCTCTGAGATGACCATCAGCATGAGGCAGCGTCTGGCTGAGCTGCGCCAGCGTCAGCGAGGGGGCAGTCAGCAAGGACCATCCTCTCCCCAAAGGACTACTGGGCCGAACCG GCACGAGGCCCCATCGATGCTTTCTCCTGGACCTCCTCTCTCATCAGACAGTGACAAGGAGGGAGAAGACGAGGGCACTGAAGAAGAAGAGCTTCCAGCTCTGCCCATCCTTGGTACCAAGAAAGAGCCAG CCTTGGTGCCCAGCCCAGCACTGCCCCGAAGCCTGTCCCACTGGGAGATGAGCCGG gTACAGGAGACAGAGGAGTTCCTGGACCCAGCTCCTTCAGCCAACCAAAGACCCAGAAGAAGGGGGCGCTGGGCTCAGCCAGGTGTGGAGCTGAGTGTTTGCTCCATGCTGGACCTGCGGCAGCTGGAGACACTGGCCCCAAGCCCTCGGGGCCCTAGTCAGGACCCTCTGGCCATGACCCCTTCTGGTCCTGGGAAGCATGGTCAGCAGGCCTCTGAGACCTCACATGCTAGCCAG AATGAAAAGCCCCCTCGGCCTCAGGCTTCCCAACCCTGTTCCTGCCCCCACCTTATCCGATTGTTGTCCCAAGAGGAAGAGGTCTTTGCCCAAGATCTGGGGCCTGCACCCATCGAAGATGGTATTGTCTACCCTGAGCCGAGTGACagccccaccctggataccag TGAGTTCCAGGTGCAGGCACCAGCCCGAGGGACCCTGGGAAGACTGTACACTGGCAGCAGGGGCTCAGAGAAGCACAGCCCTGACAGCGCCTGCTCTGTGGACTTCAGCAGCAGTCGTCTTTCCAGCCCTGAGCACCCTAATGAAG ACTCTGAGAGCACGGAGCCCCTGAGTGTGGATGGCATTTCCTCAGACCTTGAAGAGCCAGCCGAGggtgatgaggaagaggaggaagaggagggaggcacTGGCCCCTATGGGCTGCAGGAAGGCAGCCCCCATACCCCGGACCAGGAGCAGTTTCTAAAACAGCACTTTGAGACTCTGGCCAATGGGGCTGCTCCAG GGGGCCCAGTCCGGGTACCAGAGCGGACAGAGTCTCGGAGCATCTCTTCACGATTCCTGTTGCAAGTGCAGACCCCCCAACTCAG GGAACCGTCCCCATCTTCCTCAAGCTTGGCACTGACGTCGAGACTGGTCCAGGTGCCGCAGGCTTCTGGCGAGCAGCTGAGAGGCAGTGGTGCCAATCCTCCAGGAGCACCCCCAGAGGTGGAGCCTTCCCCAGGGAAGCCTGGCCCCCAGCAGGCAGCCCCTGTGCTGTTGCCACGACGCCGTCTCAACCCAGATAGTAGCTGCGCCCCCAAGAGAGTATCCACAGCCAGCCCCTCAGGCAGACTCCAGAAAGCCCAGTCTGTGCAGAGTCTGGTGCCACAGG aTGAGGCCCCTCCACCAGGCCCATTGCTCTTACAGGAGATGGAGGTACAGAGGCGCCTATGTTCCCTACCCCAGGCTGATAGTCGTCTGTCTCGGCCCCATTCCTACCAGAACCCCACCACAAGTTCCATGGCCAAGATATCCCGCAGCATCTCTGTTGGGGAGAACCTGGGCCTGGTGGCTGAACCTCAAGCTCCTGCCCACATCCGAGTCTCACCACTCAGCAAGATGGCCCTGCCCAGCCGGGCTCACCTGGTCCTGGATATCCCAAAGCCACTGCCTGATCGTCCTACCCTGGCCACATTCTCACCTGGTACCAAGGGCCGGGCCCCTGGTGAAGCAGAACAGCCTGGCTCCCCAGTGGGCCTAGGAAAGGCTCACAATACATCTGAGAGGCCGGCCTGTTTTGGGGAGGTTGCCACTCCCAAGCCTAGGACAGAGTGCCAGGCTCAGCCTGGGCCCAACAGCCCCCATGCTCAGCAACTGCCAGTCAGCAGCCTCCTCCGAGGCCCTGAGAACTTGCAGCCCTTACCCCTTGAGAAGACTCCCAGCCCCATGGAATACACCAAGCCAGGGGCAGCCCTGAGCCAGGACTCAG AACCAGCCATGAGCCTGGAGCAATGCGAACAACTTGTGGCAGAGCTCCAGGGCAGCGTGCGCCAGGCAGTGCGGCTCTACCACTTG GTGTCCAGCTGCAAGACACCCTCAGTGGAGCAAAGTCGCATCACTCAGCTCCTCAGAAACACCTTCTCTTCAGTGCGGCAGGAGCTTGACATCCTGGCCGGGGCTGCAGTGTCCAGCCCTGGCGGGAGCCCTGGGGCAGTGGGGGCTGAGCAGACGCAGGCCCTGCTAGAGCAATACTCAGAGCTGCTGCTTCGAGCCGTGGAGCGGCGCATGGAACGCAGACTCTGA